One Roseimaritima multifibrata DNA window includes the following coding sequences:
- a CDS encoding Imm8 family immunity protein, whose amino-acid sequence MDDFISFVPPDVTVHYGWIVLVIGTDETDPEYFQCLVSTPLALEEALCRSKDCLVHIVERYEPANILSTLIARVENSKGNTWIEIVDQLRTFMRWERG is encoded by the coding sequence GTGGATGACTTCATCTCCTTTGTCCCTCCGGATGTTACAGTCCACTATGGATGGATCGTGCTTGTAATAGGCACCGACGAAACCGATCCAGAGTATTTTCAATGCCTTGTTTCGACTCCGCTTGCGCTGGAGGAAGCACTTTGTAGAAGCAAGGATTGCCTGGTCCATATCGTCGAACGTTATGAACCGGCGAATATTTTGAGCACCTTGATTGCTAGGGTGGAGAATTCAAAGGGAAATACCTGGATCGAAATTGTCGATCAATTGCGCACCTTCATGCGTTGGGAACGCGGATAG
- a CDS encoding right-handed parallel beta-helix repeat-containing protein yields the protein MKLIATSLFLFVVLTIPGTAGEYNITDFGATAGDESDDTQAMENALAACGDAGGGTVFVPAGTFLLSRRNNESPILEIPPNTTLRGEGAASILKFAAEVNESNYWRMIGAPVDAGTTNVMIRDLHLDGSNTHAAYVKGETPEHNAGLWFYNKDHVIENVTVVNVFAENFSGDCMAFSYNCRSITVRDCTLRNFIRQGIQMGGGPGSRDYLVTGCRDLEHSVKPGGSTIHVEHARGLKNVIIENNQCRKSILAGGVDGMIIRGNTVEGRIVGNGNSNLLISDNIVSAGEQSGSVVQFGYTKGLTVRGNTILGTENNPTGLYVWGNSRYNDQPGEDVLISGNQISAADHAISLNGAENVRIRGNLLKASQPLLQRRAENVISDVVPPTPDTQ from the coding sequence ATGAAATTGATTGCAACCAGCTTGTTCCTGTTTGTTGTTTTGACGATTCCCGGGACCGCGGGCGAGTACAACATCACAGACTTCGGCGCGACAGCGGGAGACGAGAGCGATGATACGCAGGCTATGGAGAACGCTCTTGCCGCTTGCGGCGATGCGGGAGGCGGGACCGTGTTTGTTCCGGCGGGGACATTCCTTCTGTCGCGGCGCAATAATGAATCGCCCATTCTTGAAATTCCTCCCAATACAACGCTTCGAGGTGAGGGAGCCGCGTCGATTCTTAAGTTCGCAGCCGAAGTCAATGAGAGCAACTATTGGCGGATGATCGGTGCGCCGGTCGACGCTGGAACAACCAACGTCATGATTCGTGACCTGCACCTAGACGGTTCCAATACACACGCCGCCTACGTCAAGGGCGAGACACCCGAGCACAATGCTGGCCTGTGGTTCTACAACAAAGATCATGTGATCGAAAACGTGACCGTCGTTAATGTGTTTGCTGAAAACTTTTCCGGTGACTGCATGGCATTTTCGTATAACTGCCGAAGCATCACCGTGCGTGACTGTACGCTGCGGAATTTCATCCGCCAGGGAATTCAAATGGGAGGAGGTCCCGGGTCCCGCGATTATTTGGTGACTGGCTGCCGAGACCTGGAACACTCGGTAAAACCGGGCGGTTCCACTATCCACGTCGAACACGCTCGAGGATTGAAAAACGTAATCATCGAAAATAACCAGTGCCGCAAATCGATCCTCGCGGGTGGAGTCGATGGCATGATCATTCGAGGCAATACGGTCGAGGGACGGATCGTCGGTAACGGCAACTCCAATCTGTTGATCAGTGACAACATCGTTTCCGCAGGAGAGCAATCCGGATCGGTCGTTCAGTTTGGCTATACCAAAGGCCTAACCGTTCGTGGGAATACGATACTGGGAACGGAGAACAATCCGACGGGACTTTATGTTTGGGGAAATTCGCGTTACAACGACCAGCCCGGCGAAGACGTCCTCATCAGCGGCAACCAAATCAGCGCCGCCGACCATGCAATTTCGCTCAACGGAGCCGAAAACGTCCGGATCCGTGGCAACTTGTTGAAAGCCTCACAACCGTTGCTTCAGCGGCGCGCCGAAAACGTGATTTCCGACGTGGTTCCTCCAACACCAGATACCCAGTAA